In Candidatus Schekmanbacteria bacterium, one DNA window encodes the following:
- a CDS encoding acetyl-CoA synthetase translates to MTTKSHFLDYLFNPKSIALVGASGKEGKIGYFYLKNLLEYKGKIFPVNPKEEEVLGTKCYKSVSEIDEEIDLAVLVIASKFVVDVIKECAEKKVKVAVVTSAGFSETGEEGKKLEEEMLSIARKAGMRIVGPNCFGIRNCNASLNATFSFEASKEPGTISFLTQSGGGGEVIYIQGMDEGLKFSKFMVCGNKSDLDDYEVIDYFGNDPETNVICLFLESIKEGRKFYESAKKVSSKKPIVVCKVGRTEGAARAASSHTAAIAGNTVAFDTAFKQAGLIQTRNAQELIDVVKAVDWQPLPRGNKLGIITASGGLGVELTDLAEESGLEVPELEPEIQERIKALIPPFASARNPVDMTPIWGQFSEVMKKTIEAFYESNKVDIIVPIIVLRATRMTDLLESVRDSILECQNKYEAKKPVYICWISLKDSIQNKQIFENAKIPCYEWTGRIARTSALVREYASYLEKLKN, encoded by the coding sequence ATGACGACGAAATCCCATTTTTTAGATTATCTTTTCAATCCCAAATCGATTGCGCTTGTAGGAGCCTCTGGAAAAGAAGGCAAAATCGGATATTTTTATCTAAAAAATCTGCTCGAATATAAGGGAAAGATATTCCCGGTAAATCCTAAAGAAGAGGAAGTATTGGGAACAAAATGCTACAAATCCGTTTCAGAAATCGATGAAGAAATAGATTTGGCTGTTCTCGTTATAGCTTCCAAATTCGTCGTGGATGTCATTAAAGAATGTGCTGAAAAAAAGGTCAAAGTTGCTGTCGTAACTAGCGCAGGATTTAGTGAAACAGGTGAAGAAGGCAAAAAACTCGAAGAAGAGATGCTTTCTATTGCAAGGAAAGCAGGAATGCGTATAGTTGGACCAAACTGTTTTGGAATTAGAAACTGCAATGCATCTCTCAATGCTACATTTTCCTTTGAAGCGTCAAAAGAGCCGGGGACAATTTCATTTCTAACCCAAAGCGGCGGCGGCGGAGAGGTAATCTATATTCAGGGGATGGATGAAGGCCTGAAATTTTCCAAATTTATGGTATGCGGAAATAAGAGCGACCTCGATGACTATGAAGTTATTGACTATTTCGGCAATGATCCTGAAACAAATGTCATATGCCTATTCCTTGAATCAATCAAAGAAGGACGAAAATTTTATGAATCAGCAAAAAAAGTGTCTTCAAAAAAACCGATTGTTGTATGCAAAGTAGGAAGGACAGAAGGCGCTGCAAGAGCTGCATCATCACATACAGCAGCGATAGCAGGCAATACTGTGGCATTTGATACGGCCTTTAAGCAAGCCGGCTTAATCCAAACACGCAATGCACAGGAGCTGATAGATGTAGTCAAAGCCGTCGATTGGCAGCCACTGCCAAGAGGAAATAAATTAGGCATTATTACTGCCTCCGGCGGGCTTGGAGTTGAACTTACAGACCTTGCCGAAGAATCAGGGCTTGAAGTACCTGAATTGGAGCCTGAAATTCAGGAAAGAATTAAAGCCCTCATCCCTCCTTTTGCGAGCGCAAGAAATCCTGTTGATATGACACCTATATGGGGACAGTTTAGTGAGGTAATGAAAAAAACTATTGAAGCTTTTTATGAAAGCAATAAGGTTGATATAATCGTACCAATCATCGTCCTCAGGGCAACGAGAATGACTGACCTTCTTGAATCCGTCAGAGATTCAATACTCGAATGTCAGAATAAATATGAAGCAAAAAAACCGGTCTATATCTGCTGGATTAGTTTAAAAGACTCTATTCAGAACAAACAAATTTTCGAAAATGCAAAAATACCCTGTTATGAATGGACAGGAAGAATAGCACGCACTTCTGCGCTTGTTAGGGAATACGCATCGTATTTGGAAAAGCTGAAAAATTGA